A segment of the Trifolium pratense cultivar HEN17-A07 linkage group LG7, ARS_RC_1.1, whole genome shotgun sequence genome:
TTTGGAACACTATCATCTACATTTATCTATTAGGAGTATTGTCACTGCCACTATGGACTACACTTAGCTTAGTTATTTGATAGTACATGATTGAAAAATGTCGATTAGTAGCAAGCAACAATGCAATATATCCATCATGAATCCATGATTGAGACTGATCCAATTTCTATTGGATGTATGGAAATATATTCGTATAGCTATTATGATTTGGAAGAAATGATGGTTCAATAATTGTACTATTGAGATTAATTTCTATTCACgagcaatataattttttatttatccatGTATTCAATCAAATTATATTATAGTATCAGTTTTAtagatttgtttttaaaatatcacTCTTCACAAACATCTATATGTAATTttattgaatgcatgtgtaaaaaagtTATATACTATTAATGGAGTTTGGGTTCTCTCCATTTATTATCCCTCCATTTATTCTCCATttggagagagatagacacattaAGAATTAGTGGGACCCATTAAAAGTGGGTCCCACTAATTTGTGGACTCCACTAATTTTTtcttgtgtctatctctctctaaaTGGAGAGATAATAAATGGAGGGAACCTGAACTCCTATTaatgtatacaaattaaattcttGTACAACTTATTTTCACTCATAAttgtttgatgttttctcttcccatccccgtgaatcttttatccccctgaattttcaattttgccctttaaaaaacttcggttcgtagaaaccgaagttttttttgccttgaaaacaaatttcggtttctaaaaaccgaaatttactctgaatttgcactagtaaaaattcggtttctacgaaccgaagttttctgtaaaggcaaaattggaatattggagagtataaaagattcacgggaggTGGGAGGAGAAAACATCTAATTGTTTTTGTCACAAAGATTAGTGTTATGGCGACCCATGATATCAAAGGGTGTCAATTGAGGTCAAATGTTATAATTACATGACATAAACAAGAAAATGCACTGTCACAATCAACTTTATAGCAGACAATTTTATAGCATACAATGGTATTTGTTGATcgtgattttaaaatatattcattttctCACATCAAATAAACTAGTTTCTGTGTATCATATTATGTAATTTAAGAAAAATGTAATAATTAAAGAGAGGAGTTGAGAATTGTGAAAGTAACAACTAAACGATTATGAAATATAGTTGTAAAATATTcttttaaaagttaaataaattaaacattttaaaataagataaaggacctgtagtgtaattttgtctAAATCTTTTAACCAAGGGTGCTGCAAAGCTTAGTGGTTCTTGCACTATAAATTATGGTGGACCATTACTAGTGGTTGACAGGGTTTGTTGATAGTTGGGTGAAATACCATGTTTAGTTAATTAGCATTACATTAAATTAGACAAAGGAAGAGTATGCAATTTCAACAATGCCAGACCACTAATTCTCCACTAATTAACAGTAAAAATCCTATAGTCAAAATGTTTATACTTAATTCATTTGGTCTATTTTATACACTAAacatatcaaatattttataaattttaaaagtatttttttttataataaggaccggactTACTTCAACAAATTTTTCTTTGTCTAATAGACCACTAATAATATGGCAGCTGAACTGAAAATGACTAATAAAAAGTTCTGTTTTTCAAAAGTAACAACATGATTGGAGTATGGctaaaaaaagtaaatgattGGAGCACTGTATTACTTTACTACATGATTGTTTGTTGTACAGTTTATAAAGATAATTATTGTATAGTACTATGACTATCATATACTAATTATTTGGTGGATTCTCTTACTCTTTCATTTACTCCATGTGTTTGTTAGAATTATTctattgaataaattttttatatcaaaatatatcaattcaactgttgttttgaaaaaatttattgatcaagtttgtaattttatttttaaaaataaaatatagttttgACCCATGCACTGTTACTGTTTTGTGGTTTTGGCCTATCTTGTTTCAATTGCTTAAATCAACTCTTTATACTTTTTTCAATCAAGTAAATTGGgtcttaattaaatttgatcagATTTTTGACATATGACATGCATTATTAAttacaaaaaatgataaaaaatttcagtttaGTGATAAAATATCtttatcaaatttataatttttttcaaaaagaaatttaaaaaagaaatttcacAGTCTAATCTCTAATTCTCTGTTTGGCGTTGATCCTGTACGGTCCTTCTTAATTGGGAGCCAAGTACTTTCATTGTACGGAGTCTTTTTGACTGCGCCTTAAGACAAGATCGTCAATTTCGAACTCTCTCGCCGTGCTAAATGATCCGAAGATTTAATAAGAAGGACCTATCTACTTATTTTAAGATGATAAGTCAACTATCGAAATTGCTCACAATCATGTTCAACACAACATATAGTTATAATTGATGTTCTTGACAAATTCACTAGTTGAGGCTTAGATTAACATTTCTAATAGCAATTGAATAGAATATTACAATCCAAACCAAACTTGGTTGATTGAAAAAGTACAGAGACTTGAGCAATTGAAACTACTGAACCAAAATCGTAAATTGATGACACCACAGtaaccaaaaatataataaagtctACAATTTTAATAGTAGTATATATCCTATATGTACTTATATGTATGTATTCAGTTTTGATAAAGTAACTTGTAATGAAAGTAATGTGAACTTAGTTTCTCACTTTTATTGGCAAACCTGAATTATCATGTGAACACTCAAGGAGCTAGAATAACTTTTTTATTGAGAAATTCTTAAATACTATGACAGCATAAACAAATTATAGCTCTAAGACATTGATAATTTTGTACAGAAAAAACAAGACTAGTGAACAAATCTTTAATCaacttttcaattattttttaatatactaTTTGTAATTAGACTAGTGAACAATGAGTGTTTGACATGTAAAGTTTGCCAGTGAACAAGAGGAATTCCATAGAAGAGATATGGAAAATCCACCGTATCTCTGTGTACATTATCTTTTAATATAAACTATGATGATTTGGAACTATGTGGTCTCCAACTCAATGTCACTAACACACTAAATTTGCTCATCTGTTATAAAACTAATTAGAAGATATGCCCCACTATTTAGAAATTTGGAGGAAAATCATTAAGCAGATGAAAAAGAATGCCTATAAAGTACTCCATTAACCAAATAAGTTAAGAAATAAACACTTTTTCTCTTAATGAGGTACCATTTATTGATACTATAAACACTGAAAGAAAATGTGTATTGGCCACAacactttttattattttatagcaACAGTCACATCACTATTTTGTGTTCCCAATTGAAATATGTATTGGCAATAAAAAGAATCAACCAATCTCTGCAGACTCAATAGTTCCAAATCAATAATAAATAGTGTGGTATCCCTGCAATTCTAAAGCAAATTCAAAATAAGCCAAACTACAACTCACACTGGAGCTAAAAGATGAATATGCTGATTTTCAAGTGTCTTCAGATGGCTTTGCTGCTAGTTTTCTCTAGCAGATACACTATAGCagaaaagaaaacacagaaTCCTAAAAGAACATACATAATTCACATGGACAAGTTCAACATGCCAGCAAGTTTCGATGATCATCTCCAATGGTATGATTCATCACTAAAATTAGTATCAGAAACTGCAGAGATGCTGTATGCCTACAAACATGTAGCTCATGGCTTCTCCACAAGGCTAACTACTCAAGAAGCAGACTTACTCACAAAGCAACCGGGAATTCTCTCGGTTATCCCTGAAGTAAGATATGAGCTTCACACAACTCGAACACCTGAGTTCCTTGGATTGGAGAAAACAAAAACTCTTCTAGGGTCCTATGGGAAACAAAGTGAGGTGGTTGTTGGAGTAATTGACACTGGTGTATGGCCTGAACTAAAAAGCTTCGACGACACTGGACTTGGACCAGTACCCAGTAGCTGGAAAGGGGAGTGTGAGACAGGTAAAAACTTTAACTCATCAAACTGTAACAAAAAACTTGTTGGTGCAAGGTTTTTTGCTAAAGGCTATGAGGCAGCTTTTGGACCCATTGATGAAAAGACAGAATCAAAGTCACCTAGGGATGATGATGGGCATGGAAGTCACACCTCAACTACAGCAGCAGGTTCTGCAGTTGCAGGGGCAAGCCTCTTTGGTTTTGCTTCTGGGACAGCAAAAGGCATGGCCACACAAGCTCGAGTGGCCGCTTACAAAGTGTGTTGGCTTGGTGGGTGCTTCACAACAGACATAGCTGCTGCAATCGATAAGGCCATCGAAGACGGTGTCAACATCCTCTCTATGTCTATTGGTGGAGGTTTAATGGACTACTACAGGGACACTGTTGCAATGGGAACTTTTGCAGCCATGGAACATGGAATACTGGTATCCATGTCAGCAGGAAATGGTGGACCTAGTCGAGCAACTTTGGCTAATGTTGCGCCATGGATAACCACTGTGGGTGCTGGAACTATAGACCGTGATTTCCCTGCCTATATCACCCTTGGAAATGGGAAGAGATACAACGGCGTGTCTCTTTACAATGGAAAATTGCCACCTGATTCTCCACTGCCGCTTGTTTATGCTGCTAATGTCGGCCAGGATTCGACCGATGGCCTGTGCACCACAGATAGTTTGAATCCTAGTAAAGTTTCAGGAAAAATAGTGATATGTGACAGAGGAGGAAATCCTAGAGCCGAAAAGAGTTTGGTGGTCAAGCGTGCAGGAGGAATTGGGATGATTTTAGCAAACAAAGAAGATTATGGGGAAGAGCTAGTTGCTGACTCATATCTCCTCCCTGCAGCAGCTTTGGGGGAGAAAGCAAGTAATGAAGTAAAGAAGTATGTTTCTTCTGCTCTCAAACCAACCGCTAAAATTGCATTTGGCGGTACCCAATTAGGGGTTCAACCATCCCCGGTGGTGGCAGCTTTCAGCTCTAGAGGACCAAATATACTCACGCCAAAAATACTCAAACCAGACCTCATAGCTCCAGGAGTCAACATTCTAGCTGGATGGAGTGGGAAAGTTGGGCCAACTGGCTTGTCTGATGACACAAGGCATGTGAGCTTCAACATCATCTCTGGCACATCCATGTCATGCCCCCATGTAAGTGGCTTAGCGGCTCTTCTTAAAGGAGCTCATCCAGAATGGAGTCCTGCAATTATAAGGTCTGCCCTCATGACCACATCTTACAGAGCCTACAAAAATGGGCAAGCAATAACAGATGTCGCTACTGGGATACCTGCCACACCGTTTGATTATGGTGCTGGGCACGTGGATCCAGTAGCCGCTCTTGATCCTGGTCTTGTGTATGACACTACCGCGGATGACTACTTGAGCTTCCTCTGTGCCTTGAACTACACTTCTTTTCAAATAAAGCTTGTTGCAAGAAAAGAGTTTACCTGTGACAAAAAGATTAAATACAGGGTGGAAGATCTCAATTACCCATCTTTTTCAGTTCCTTTTGACACAGCATTGGGCGCAAGGGGTGGTTCTCACAAATCAACCACTGTTCAATACAAGAGGATTTTAACTAACGTAGGGACCCCTGCAACATATAAAGTTTCAGTGTCATCACAGTCTCCTTCGGTTAAGATTACAGTTGAACCACAAATACTTAGTTTCAAGGCACTGAATGAGAAGAAGAGCTACACTGTTACATTCACCTCTACTTCAATGTCTTCTGGTACAACCAGCTTTGCTCATCTGGAATGGTCGGATGGGAAACATAAGGTCACCAGTCCTATTGCTTTCAGCTGGACTTGACAGTGATATTTCAAGACCCTTACTGTGAATTACCTTCTGCGAATATTATCAAAGTACGAAAATAATTGTATTTCTCTTCTTTAGTCTGTTTTTGGTCCAGCAAAGAAGCCTATAATAAAGCTGAATATGTGCCTCTTTGCTGTGATTCCATGTAAAGAATAATTTTATACAgaaaaaacaggaaaaaaaagGATCTGTCTTTCAATTATAAAAGAAATGTAAGTTACTTTTTTCCCTtccaaacaatcaaaatcaccgataaacaagaaaaaaggaTCCGTCTTTCAATCAGAATCCTAAATACCATGTGAGCAACTACatctgaattttttaaaatgtaacaATTCTAAGAACAATTCATTCGCTCAAGTGATTTAATAGGATGATGCATTTGGATATGAACCCACAATTGGCTTATGGCTATATTGTCCCCCAAACTTTTTAAAAGCTTAACAAaggaaaaatgagaaaaataattttactccTTTGAAAGAGAGACACCTTGTAGATGTGAAAATCTTAGTTTTTTGCTCATGCTAGTCTTTTAAAATGAAGTCCTTCAATATCAAGTGTAATGtactctttatttttatattttataaaaaatggttATAATTATATAAGCTAGTGTTGGCTATAAgctcataattttattttttatttatttttataatgataTAAGCTCATAACTTCTAAATTCAAGTACACCCAATGtaatgaaattttgaaataaagcTCAAGATTTCAAAATATGACACTAACTGTTCTCTTACAAAGCCATACGTTACACAAGCAACAATACATCATGTGTTAATATCTTTCTGAAAAAGTGATCAAATCAGACCCTACATCCAAACTAAACATCATTGAGAGACTTTCtgaaaacataatcaaaataaaaccCTACTTTCAAAACTAAACATCATTAAGAGTCTTCTGCAGACTGACAAACAGGAAGGTAGTATGTATCAAGCTGCCAGTATCTGTGTTTAACACCTTCCCAAACTTGTTCCCCCAAACAATCCTTAACAGGCAATGGAATTAATTGTGTGGAATACCCTAAATTCTCAAGCTCAAGAGATACTAAGTGGCAGTACACAACATGGAAAAATGCATTACTACCACAAAGGCCATTGAAGAAAGAGTATATTCCACCTGGCTTCAACAAAACTGGGAGATGTTGGTGGAACTCTCTCAGGTCTTCATAGTACTCCCCATAGGTGTCGAAGAATatccctgaaaaaaaaaaattcaaaacacatCACAGAATTTAGAGGCACAATCCTACTAAAGTTACCAGGCATCGTGAGTTCACAACCAACCAACCAAACAGAACAAACAAAAATCCTTCCTATGCTTTTCACAAAAGCAAAACTTACATTACTGGAAAGCATCTGGGAAACAGCTACAACTTTCACAAATTTCCAAATACATATCTTTGCAAAGTAAAAGCTCATAGTAGTGTGTGACTAAGAGTTACCAGATTTTTTAACATCAAGCAAGTGTTTTTGGTTTGATGGTGGATTGTATCAGAATTGATTTAACTTCCTATCGACCacgagtgaaaaataaaatacatgtatttggtttctctaaaatccattattttttgcaaaatttgTTATTACATAACCACAAAAACTGTATTTTAAGTTAAGAACATCACTAAAAACACAtaagaaaaaaacttatgttttgTCCTTTACAAAATCAGTTCTATTCGAAATTATACTTATCAAAACCTCTTCCAAACACGCACTTAAAAAGACAACCCAATCAATCAATTTTAGTGcttaaattaaactaaacaTTGAAGTTTATATGAACACAAGAATTAGTTATCAATTACCATCATATGTTTCAAGCTGAGACAGAACATCTTGCCAACGACCAAAAACGATCTTAACATTTTCCTTCTGGCCCCAACCAGTTCGAATCATTCGTTCATAAACCTCAGGATGAGCCTCAACAATGGTATGTTTAACAGGTGAATATTGCTGTATAGCAGTATCAACAAGACCCATTCCAAATCCAATATTAAGCACATGACCACCTCCTAAACAAACAGCTTTAGCATGAGCTTCCATCAATGGCTTCTCCCATGCCATCATCACAGCTTTACTATCAGCATCCATAATTTTATCTTCACTAAAACTAACCCTATCTTCCAAATAATCATAACCAGAATcaagatttttcttttcctttctagCAATTGTTCCCAATATTAATTCAGATCGAATccctaaaaaatcaaaatacaaaacaaatgacacaatgaaatttcaaatttagcagagtttgttaattaattagaaaTTAAGAGTGGTTTGAGTTTGGTACCGGCATTGAGGAGAAGCTCGTAGGCTTCTTGGTGACCTTCTTGCATTGCGAAATCACCGGCGGAGAGGTTGGAGGGAGAAAGAGCGTTCCAAGGGGCACCGGCGGTGAGAAGGATGTCGAGGATGGGTGCATGGTTGTGTTTTGCGGCGTGCATAAGAGGAGTGAAACCATCGGCGTCGAAATGGGTAACGTCGGCGCCAGAGTCGATAAGAGCTGTTACCTTCTCCGTGTCACCTTTAATCGCCGCCTCGCATAActcttcttccttcatcttTGCGACACTTCTAAGTTCTAGCTCCAAAAGCTCAGCATTTCTTCACTTCACTACCCTTTTGTTTTTTGAGTTTTACCctctattttgaataaataggaattttatttttttatttcactaaaacggtaattaatctctctatcTAACTTTAGATTTAGTGAAGTTTGATTcagtggaaagataactcgatcaCGATCACtttggtaccagtttggtgaattattgatcaaaattgagttttgcgtgaagctttgaagttgaggGACAATAGCAAATTGATACCTCAATTTTggtaactcaattttgatcagtaattcaccaaactggtactaAAATGACTATAGTCGAGTTAACTTTCCACAacatcaaactccactaaatttggagttacagagagagattaattaccgttttagtgaaataggggataaaattccgatttattcaaaataaggggtaaaactgcatttaagcatttattttttcttgttttattttaaaaatactagtatttgttttgagaaaattgtaaaaagaaataattaatttttaataaatgattttatttcaaaaaaataaaatctctttatacaaatataatttatttattttttacggAAATAAGCTTAATGCATTTCATTCCTTATAAAAGTCTCGATACAAGGTGgacaataataaaaaacttgGTGACTAACATATAAACGAGCTGCCTGAGCTAATTTGTGGGCTACTtggttaatataaaattttaagccACTAAATTtggtttaataaaaaatttgaataatatGCATAATATCTTAAATTCGATTATTGGCACCGGCGAGCATATAAATATATGGGAGCAACAATGGCTCAAGGAAGGCATGCCACTCACTACACCTTATGACATGCAACGGTTTGGTGATATTACAAAAGTAAAGGATCTCATGTTGATCAACTCTAAAACATGGGATTTTGATAAGATCCGTGGTATTTTTGACAATATTACTCTAAGACGGATTATGCAGACTCCTCTTTATGCTTCTGTTCGTGATGACAAGCTAGTATGGAAGTTGGAACAAGACGGGTTTTATTCTGTTCGCAGTGCTTACAAACAATGTGTTAATGATGCAGGTTATCAAGACAGACATGGTGTTGCAGGTCAATGGAATAACATCTGGCATGCCAAAATTCCTCCAAAAGTGAAGAACCTTATTTGGCGCATTGGTCGGGATGTTTTACCAACACGCAAGAAGCTTAATAGTCGTGGAGTACAATGTCCAATGCATTGTGTTGTCTGTAACGATGGAGACGAAGATAGTACGCATGTATTGTTCTCATGTACAAGAAGCATTCAGTGCTGGCAGCAAGCAGGTTTGTGGGCTCATATCAGTACAGGTCTGGGTGCTAATAACAATATTGCAGAAAATTTGTTCTCAATTTTGCACCGGTTGAATAAAGACCAGCAAGAATTGTTTTGTGTATTAGTGTGGAGTATATGGAAGCGCAGGAATAACAAAGTGTGGGAAGATGTCACTGATTCTGACCAAACTGTGGTTGAACGTGCTAAACATTTAATCACGTCCTGGCGAAGTGCACAACAGATCCGTCAATCAGCCCATATAACTCAGCCGAGTCCTCAACAAACGGTCTGGACCAAGCCAAGACATGGAAGATACAAGTGTAATGTAGATGCGTCCTTTTCGCTAGACCGCAACAAGGTGGGAATTGGTATGTGTTTAAGGGATGATCATGGTAGGTTTGTGGCTGCGAGAACAGAGTGGATAGAACCTATAGTCGACGTGGAGATTGGTGAAGCCATAGGCTTGCTGTATGCACTCAAGTGGGTAGAAGGAATGCAGCTATATAACACTGATTTTGAAATGGACTGCAAAAAGATAGTCGACAGCCTTCACAGTAAAAGAACCTATCTCTCTGATCTTGGTGCTATTTTAATGGATTGTAGAAATATTCTAGCTTCTAATCTTGTGAACTCTGATGTTAAGTTCATTAGGAGACAAGCAAATGAAGTTGCTCATAGGCTTGCCGGGGCGGCTACATCCTTAGCTAGTTTCCATAATTTTATCACTATACCATCTTGTatttacaatattattattattgaaatgaGATAAGCttttttccgtcaaaaaaaaaatcttaaattcgATCCTACTTAATTCatcgtaaaccaaaaaaatatataaaatatcagTAAATATTCATAACCAAAatcaccttttatttttttttaagaagctaaattagcccacccaaattggcgccagagagaatcgaacctcaaacctcaagaggagcacactcccaggtcccaagccaataccaatgcatcaacccaagtgggtttaaaATCACCTTTTATTAATGTTACTTATTATCTATATGTATTTTATACTATATAcaaagagaatacatgagtttttgtgtagactttttataataccaacaatatccttgatttttttagtagcaacaaaaatctttttacattttttttagcaacaaaaatcttttattaacaaactgactATAAcataagtcatttttttttttttgcataagtTAAACACAGGCAAGTGCGGTACCTGGCCTACTAGtttcaataaatattattagttcttttaattttgtttttgtacttCAAAAATCTTATTTTGAAATTAAGTTCGAACATCTAAGAAATATGATGTTCAAAttctattaatattatttttctttttggtacaaattaatatcgatataaatatatttataaatgtttagTTTCAGCCcctca
Coding sequences within it:
- the LOC123894299 gene encoding protein arginine N-methyltransferase 2 — protein: MKEEELCEAAIKGDTEKVTALIDSGADVTHFDADGFTPLMHAAKHNHAPILDILLTAGAPWNALSPSNLSAGDFAMQEGHQEAYELLLNAGIRSELILGTIARKEKKNLDSGYDYLEDRVSFSEDKIMDADSKAVMMAWEKPLMEAHAKAVCLGGGHVLNIGFGMGLVDTAIQQYSPVKHTIVEAHPEVYERMIRTGWGQKENVKIVFGRWQDVLSQLETYDGIFFDTYGEYYEDLREFHQHLPVLLKPGGIYSFFNGLCGSNAFFHVVYCHLVSLELENLGYSTQLIPLPVKDCLGEQVWEGVKHRYWQLDTYYLPVCQSAEDS
- the LOC123894298 gene encoding subtilisin-like protease SBT1.7, with the protein product MNMLIFKCLQMALLLVFSSRYTIAEKKTQNPKRTYIIHMDKFNMPASFDDHLQWYDSSLKLVSETAEMLYAYKHVAHGFSTRLTTQEADLLTKQPGILSVIPEVRYELHTTRTPEFLGLEKTKTLLGSYGKQSEVVVGVIDTGVWPELKSFDDTGLGPVPSSWKGECETGKNFNSSNCNKKLVGARFFAKGYEAAFGPIDEKTESKSPRDDDGHGSHTSTTAAGSAVAGASLFGFASGTAKGMATQARVAAYKVCWLGGCFTTDIAAAIDKAIEDGVNILSMSIGGGLMDYYRDTVAMGTFAAMEHGILVSMSAGNGGPSRATLANVAPWITTVGAGTIDRDFPAYITLGNGKRYNGVSLYNGKLPPDSPLPLVYAANVGQDSTDGLCTTDSLNPSKVSGKIVICDRGGNPRAEKSLVVKRAGGIGMILANKEDYGEELVADSYLLPAAALGEKASNEVKKYVSSALKPTAKIAFGGTQLGVQPSPVVAAFSSRGPNILTPKILKPDLIAPGVNILAGWSGKVGPTGLSDDTRHVSFNIISGTSMSCPHVSGLAALLKGAHPEWSPAIIRSALMTTSYRAYKNGQAITDVATGIPATPFDYGAGHVDPVAALDPGLVYDTTADDYLSFLCALNYTSFQIKLVARKEFTCDKKIKYRVEDLNYPSFSVPFDTALGARGGSHKSTTVQYKRILTNVGTPATYKVSVSSQSPSVKITVEPQILSFKALNEKKSYTVTFTSTSMSSGTTSFAHLEWSDGKHKVTSPIAFSWT